ACCAGTTTCATCTTCCTGGTGGCAGCCCAGAAGAGCAGCACAACCGTTATCATGGATATCCAAGCGGTTAGCATAGTGTTGGTTATGGCAATACCGCCGATGTGTCCGATGGCCTCAGCCGGGAGTTCCGGCGCCGGTTTATCGACGATCATCCAACTGGGCATATCGGCGCCGATTATTTCTTGTCCTACAGCGCCCGCCAGGAAGCTAACGATACTTAGACCCAGGATGACCAGGAGGATGAGGATGAATGTCCCTTTGGACAATCCGATGATCTTTTTCTTCTGTGCTGTCTCAGGCACTACCGGTCTTCCCTCGTGCTATTTCTTGTTGTCGTACTGGCGCGGCATCAGGCGATAGGCGCCATAAAACGCCACGAACAAACCCAGGAAAAGGCCAATTATCAAGAGCAGAGGCTCGGTGTTCAGCTTACCATCAAGCCAGCGACCCAGGAGAATTCCTCCCAAGATCGTCAGACTGATGTACCAGCCGATTCCGATGAACTGCAGGCCGGTTCGCCATCGGTTCATCCCTGCCTCAAAAACCCGCCAAAGCATAGCAGATGTTCCCACAGGGGTCAAGTCCTAATACTACAAAGTAATTGTCTCAAATCGGGCACAATTGACCGTTATGATTAATCCTGATACTGTGAACCTTGACGAGGCGGCAGGGCCAAATTATACTGGACTATTACTCTTATAAACCCGGCATGTTAATCTGGTGCATTGGAAGGCGCCGAAAGATGCTCGATCCTACCAAACTTCAAGACTGGCAGATTGCCGAAGAAGCCGAAAAGTCGATGAAATCGGTGCACCGATTGGCTTCGGAATGGGGGATCCTTGACAATGAACTGTTGCCTTATGGCCACCATCTCGGCAAGGTCGACTATGCCGCGGTCTTAGACCGCCTAAAAGAACGTCCCGATGGAAAATACATCGATGTCACCGCCATCACGCCCACTCCTCTCGGCGAGGGCAAGAGCACCACGACCATCGGATTGGTCCAGGGTCTGGCAAAAAGGAATGATAAGGTTTCCGGTGCCATCCGCCAGCCTTCGGGCGGGCCGACGTTCAATATCAAGGGATCGGCGGCGGGAGGGGGACTCTCGCAGTGCATACCGCTGACACCTTTTTCACTGGGACTAACCGGCGATATAGACTCGGTAACCAACGCGCACAATCTCGCGATGGTCTCCTTGACGGCCCGTTTACAGCACGAAGCAACCAACAACGACGAGTTTTTGGCCAAACGAAACCTCCGAAGATTGAACATAGATCCGACCAACGTGCCGATGCGTTGGGTGATTGATTTCTGCGCCCAGTCTCTCAGGGATATCATCATAGGCCTTGGCGGCAAGAACGATGGCTACATGATGAGATCCGGATTTGCCATCTCGGTAAGTTCCGAGGTAATGGCTATCCTGGCGATCTTCACCAGTCTTCGTGACCTCCGGGAACGTATCGGCCGCATCGTTGTGGCTTATGACCGGCAGGGCAACCCTATCACCACCCACGATCTTGAAGTAGATGGTGCCATGACTGCGTGGCTCGTCCGGGCGTCAAACCCCAATTTGTTGCAGACTACTGAAGGGCAGCCGGTGATGGTCCATGCCGGGCCGTTTGCCAATATCGCTGTTGGACAGTCTTCCATCGTCGCCGACAGAGTGGCATTGAAATTGTCCGATTATCACGTCACCGAAAGCGGTTTCGGAGCCGATATCGGGTTCGAAAAATTTTGGAATATCAAATGCCGCGTAAGTGGCTTGAGACCCAATTGCGCTGTAATAGTGGCTACGGTCCGTGCATTGAAGATGCACGGCGGCGGGCCCAAGGTAGTCCCGGGGAAGCCGTTGGACGTGACTTACACCCAGTCCGACCCTGCTCTGGTTGAGAGAGGATTAGCGAACCTCCTGGCCCATATCGAGACAGTCAAAGTATCCGGAATCAATCCAGTGGTTTGCATCAATAATTTCCACACCGATTCAGATGAAGAAATCGCAGTAATAAAAGATGCTGTTGAGAATGCCGGAGCCCGCGCTGCTGTATCCAGGCATTGGCTGCTTGGTGGCGAAGGTGCCCTCGAATTGGCCGACGCGGTGATCGATGCCTGCGAAGAGAAAAACGATTTCAGACTGCTGTATGAAGATGCTTTGTCCTTGAGAGCCCGCATTGAAAAGATTGCGACTGAAGTCTATGGGGCCGCCGGAGTCAGCTACACACCTGAGGCCAGGACAAAAGCGGAAGCTATCGAGGCAGACATTTCTAAATCGAACTTTGCCACTTGCATGGTTAAAACTCACCTGAGTCTATCCCACGATCCTACGCTGAAAGGCCGGCCTTCAGGGTGGACTCTTCCGATACGAGATATTCTTGTTTATAATGGGGCCGGATTCATCGTGCCCGTGGCCGGAGACATAAAGCTAATGCCCGGCACCTCTTCAGACCCCGCTTTCCGACGCATTGATGTTGATGTCGAAACAGGGAAGGTCAAGGGTCTCTTTTAACCTTATCACATGAACAAACCGATTAACGTTCGTTTCAACCCCGCAGGCATCTCTATTGGCGCCTTAGAGGGTGACAACCTGCTCGACATCGCCCGGAACGCCGGTGTGGGCATAGCCGCTTCTTGCGGCGGTGACGGTGTTTGCGGCACCTGCAAGGTGCTGATAGAGCGAGGCGCGGTCGACGGTCCGAAGGGATTTGTGCTATGCGAGGAGGACCTGGCGCAAGGAATACGGCTGGCCTGCCAGACCTGGGTTCTTACCGACCTCGTGGTTACAGTGTTACCCGGGGCTCAGGCGCCCGCCTCAATCGGGCATCTCCGGGCCCTTGTCACCCGTGAAGAGATCATGGCAGCTACCGATTGGCGTTTCGCTCCTCCGGTTTTCAAGCTGTATATTGAATTACCTGTCCCAAATCTGCAGGACAATTCAAGCGATCTTACCCGCCTGGAACGGGCTCTCGAATCAAATGGGATTGCCAACCCTTTAATGGGGATTTCCTTTTTAAAAAAGCTACCTGTCGCAGTCAGAGAAAACAATTGGAAGATCACACTGACGGTTTTGAAGGAGCGGCGCGGGCTCAGGTTGACCGATGTGGAGTCAGGGGATACCAGGAATAGTAATTTTGGACTTGCGTTCGATATCGGGACTACCGGGGTCAGGGGCGAGTTATTGGATCTCGTCGAGGGTAAAGTCCTGGCACAAGGAGTGGAATACAACGGTCAGCGAGTTTATGGCGATGACGTTATCAGCCGTGTAAATTATTCCGGAAAAACCGGCGGTTTGGACCAGTTGCAACGGGCCGTCGTAGCAACACTGAACCAACTTATATCCGGCATGATCGGGCACGCAGGAGTCAAACGAAGATCTATTACACACGTGATGATCGGGGCGAATACTACCATGACCCAGTTGCTGCTGGGGCTGGAATCAAAATATCTGAGGCTCGAACCCTATGTGCCTGTCGCTTCCATATTACCAGTCCTTTCCGCCGGCAATATCGGACTTGATCTGGATTGCGATGTACCGGTTTCGACGATTCCTGCGGTTGCCAGCTATGTCGGAGGCGATATAGTGTCCGGCCTTGTAGGTACGGGGATTTTCCAACGTCCCGAAACAGTTCTTTACATCGATATCGGCACCAATGGGGAAATCGTTGTCGGGAACAGAGAGTGGATGGTCTCCGC
This is a stretch of genomic DNA from Dehalogenimonas etheniformans. It encodes these proteins:
- a CDS encoding AtpZ/AtpI family protein, whose amino-acid sequence is MNRWRTGLQFIGIGWYISLTILGGILLGRWLDGKLNTEPLLLIIGLFLGLFVAFYGAYRLMPRQYDNKK
- a CDS encoding ASKHA domain-containing protein, whose protein sequence is MNKPINVRFNPAGISIGALEGDNLLDIARNAGVGIAASCGGDGVCGTCKVLIERGAVDGPKGFVLCEEDLAQGIRLACQTWVLTDLVVTVLPGAQAPASIGHLRALVTREEIMAATDWRFAPPVFKLYIELPVPNLQDNSSDLTRLERALESNGIANPLMGISFLKKLPVAVRENNWKITLTVLKERRGLRLTDVESGDTRNSNFGLAFDIGTTGVRGELLDLVEGKVLAQGVEYNGQRVYGDDVISRVNYSGKTGGLDQLQRAVVATLNQLISGMIGHAGVKRRSITHVMIGANTTMTQLLLGLESKYLRLEPYVPVASILPVLSAGNIGLDLDCDVPVSTIPAVASYVGGDIVSGLVGTGIFQRPETVLYIDIGTNGEIVVGNREWMVSASCSAGPAFEGGGIRHGMLATAGAIESFNIDANGAPVVTTIGGDRPRGICGAGLISAVARLFLNGVINQKGKFNIENAKYVRAGEDGAEYLLISALSSAIGKDIVLTEIDIENLMRAKGAMYAGYQTLLDSVDLTFDGLDRVIVAGTFGTHLDIEDAITIGLLPDINRSKFVFIGNGSLLGARLSSFSTELIEAGRSVASLVTNIELSENSSFMENYTASMFLPHTDVRLFPSINRQSGEPVDGDAQ
- a CDS encoding formate--tetrahydrofolate ligase, with amino-acid sequence MLIWCIGRRRKMLDPTKLQDWQIAEEAEKSMKSVHRLASEWGILDNELLPYGHHLGKVDYAAVLDRLKERPDGKYIDVTAITPTPLGEGKSTTTIGLVQGLAKRNDKVSGAIRQPSGGPTFNIKGSAAGGGLSQCIPLTPFSLGLTGDIDSVTNAHNLAMVSLTARLQHEATNNDEFLAKRNLRRLNIDPTNVPMRWVIDFCAQSLRDIIIGLGGKNDGYMMRSGFAISVSSEVMAILAIFTSLRDLRERIGRIVVAYDRQGNPITTHDLEVDGAMTAWLVRASNPNLLQTTEGQPVMVHAGPFANIAVGQSSIVADRVALKLSDYHVTESGFGADIGFEKFWNIKCRVSGLRPNCAVIVATVRALKMHGGGPKVVPGKPLDVTYTQSDPALVERGLANLLAHIETVKVSGINPVVCINNFHTDSDEEIAVIKDAVENAGARAAVSRHWLLGGEGALELADAVIDACEEKNDFRLLYEDALSLRARIEKIATEVYGAAGVSYTPEARTKAEAIEADISKSNFATCMVKTHLSLSHDPTLKGRPSGWTLPIRDILVYNGAGFIVPVAGDIKLMPGTSSDPAFRRIDVDVETGKVKGLF